A genomic region of Nostoc sp. UHCC 0702 contains the following coding sequences:
- a CDS encoding ABC transporter substrate-binding protein: MATFVEVDHVDKVFALPNGGKYIALKNIELKIRQGEFVSLIGHSGCGKSTLLNIIAGLDKASVGGVTLEGREVKDPSPDRMVVFQNYSLLPWLTVWENIALAVDEVYKNKPKSQRQNIIAEHIDMVGLRSAAKKRPSELSGGMKQRVAIARALATRPKLLLLDEPFGALDALTRGSLQEQLMKICNEHNVTCVMVTHDVDEALLLSDRVVMLTNGPEAHIGQILEVPIPRPRQRLEVIKHPNYYNLRNEIIYFLNQQKLAKKRQAQQTPAAVTTSYKGLEKANLEIGFMPLTDAAPLIIAQEKGFLAKYGLENITLTRASNWEEIAQGVVSGKLDAAQMLAGMPVALTLGANGKTPIPVVNALNLSRNANAITLSKRLYSQGVRNLTDLKAAINAAPDQILTLGVVHPTSMVNLMLRYWLAAGGIDPDRDVSLRVIPPMEMVSQLQAGNIDGYCAGEPWNYLAVHQDLGFVAATALEIWSGQPKKVLGVREDWAQQHPETYLALVKALLEACKYCDDLRNREEILEILCRSEYLDIDPQYVRPGFIDPYDRGDGTEPQDLTAYNQFYLNQTNYPNRTEILWMVTQMARWGLTPFPKNWVEVIERVCRTDIFGAAARDLGLLDIGEDDPIHLFDGKIFDPYEPIEYLKSLEIKRQLRIEEVFI; encoded by the coding sequence TTGTTTCTTTAATTGGACACTCTGGTTGTGGTAAATCTACATTGCTCAATATCATTGCAGGTTTAGATAAAGCAAGTGTTGGTGGTGTAACTTTGGAAGGGCGGGAAGTTAAAGACCCTAGTCCAGATCGGATGGTAGTGTTTCAAAACTATTCTTTGTTGCCTTGGTTAACAGTATGGGAAAATATCGCCCTGGCTGTAGATGAAGTATATAAAAATAAGCCCAAAAGTCAACGCCAAAACATTATCGCAGAACATATTGATATGGTAGGGCTGCGATCGGCAGCTAAGAAACGTCCTAGCGAGTTATCTGGCGGGATGAAACAACGGGTAGCGATCGCTCGCGCCCTAGCAACCCGTCCTAAATTATTATTGTTAGACGAACCCTTTGGGGCATTGGATGCCTTGACAAGGGGAAGTCTGCAAGAACAATTGATGAAAATTTGTAACGAACACAACGTTACTTGTGTGATGGTCACACATGATGTGGATGAAGCGCTATTGTTGAGCGATCGCGTCGTCATGCTCACCAACGGGCCAGAAGCTCATATCGGGCAAATTCTGGAAGTACCTATCCCTCGTCCGCGTCAACGCTTGGAAGTAATCAAACATCCCAATTACTACAATCTAAGGAATGAAATCATTTACTTCCTCAACCAACAAAAGCTAGCCAAGAAACGCCAAGCACAGCAAACTCCAGCAGCAGTAACTACATCCTACAAAGGCTTAGAAAAAGCCAATCTAGAAATTGGCTTTATGCCTCTGACTGATGCTGCACCCTTAATCATTGCTCAAGAAAAAGGCTTTTTAGCCAAATATGGCTTAGAAAATATCACCCTCACCCGTGCCTCTAACTGGGAAGAAATAGCTCAAGGAGTTGTTAGTGGTAAATTAGACGCAGCCCAAATGCTTGCAGGAATGCCCGTGGCCTTAACTTTGGGTGCCAATGGTAAAACCCCAATTCCTGTAGTCAATGCCCTCAATCTCTCGCGCAATGCTAACGCCATTACCTTAAGCAAAAGATTATATAGTCAAGGTGTCAGAAACCTGACTGACTTAAAAGCGGCAATTAACGCCGCACCTGACCAAATTTTGACTTTGGGTGTAGTGCATCCAACGTCTATGGTCAACCTCATGCTGCGTTATTGGCTGGCGGCTGGTGGTATTGATCCTGATCGAGATGTCAGCCTGAGAGTGATCCCACCGATGGAAATGGTTTCTCAACTCCAAGCCGGAAATATCGACGGTTACTGTGCTGGAGAACCTTGGAACTACCTTGCAGTTCATCAAGATTTAGGCTTTGTTGCCGCCACAGCTTTAGAAATTTGGTCAGGACAGCCGAAAAAAGTATTGGGAGTGCGGGAAGATTGGGCGCAGCAGCATCCAGAAACATATCTAGCACTCGTTAAAGCACTATTAGAAGCTTGTAAATACTGTGACGACCTCCGCAACCGCGAAGAAATTTTAGAAATACTCTGCCGTTCTGAATATCTAGATATAGATCCTCAATACGTCCGTCCGGGCTTTATCGACCCCTACGATCGCGGCGATGGTACAGAACCGCAAGACTTGACAGCATATAACCAGTTTTATCTCAATCAAACCAACTATCCCAACCGCACCGAAATTTTATGGATGGTCACGCAAATGGCGCGTTGGGGCTTAACGCCTTTTCCGAAAAACTGGGTAGAGGTAATTGAAAGAGTCTGTCGTACAGATATCTTTGGCGCTGCTGCACGCGACCTCGGCTTACTCGACATCGGCGAGGACGACCCGATTCACTTGTTTGACGGTAAAATATTTGACCCTTACGAGCCAATAGAGTATCTCAAAAGCTTGGAAATTAAACGGCAATTACGTATTGAAGAAGTATTTATTTAG